The following are encoded together in the Halomonas halophila genome:
- the ugpC gene encoding sn-glycerol-3-phosphate ABC transporter ATP-binding protein UgpC, with translation MGRLTLSDIGKDYDGVEISRDIDLTIEDGEFVVFVGPSGCGKSTLLRMVAGLEDISRGEMCLDGERINEIPPQERDIGMVFQSYALYPHMTVAENMAFGLKLARTDKAEIRRRVEHAADILQLAPLLERKPKDLSGGQRQRVAIGRTLVKEPAVFLFDEPLSNLDASLRVEMRVRIAELHRRLGATMIYVTHDQVEAMTLADRIVLLSSGRIAQVGAPLSLYHFPNSLEVAEFIGSPRINTLPVTVVDPGPQRTGVRLPSGETLAVAVDGRGLQAGDTATLGVRAEDFVAPEQGEAMLEARLMVAEKLGYETLAHLQVEGVEGTVTQRLDGLARFEEHQTVALGLSGDHCHLFGPDGQACPRQVEIPGIVH, from the coding sequence ATGGGACGTCTGACCCTGAGCGACATCGGCAAGGACTATGACGGCGTCGAGATCTCGCGCGACATCGACCTGACCATCGAGGACGGCGAGTTCGTGGTCTTCGTCGGGCCCTCGGGCTGCGGCAAGTCGACCCTGCTGCGCATGGTCGCCGGGCTCGAGGACATCAGCCGCGGCGAGATGTGCCTGGACGGCGAGCGGATCAACGAGATCCCGCCCCAGGAGCGCGATATCGGCATGGTCTTCCAGTCCTATGCGCTGTACCCGCACATGACGGTGGCCGAGAACATGGCCTTCGGCCTCAAGCTGGCGCGCACCGACAAGGCCGAGATCCGCCGCCGCGTCGAGCACGCCGCCGATATCCTGCAGCTTGCCCCGCTGCTCGAGCGCAAGCCGAAGGACCTCTCCGGCGGCCAGCGCCAACGGGTGGCGATCGGCCGCACCCTGGTCAAGGAGCCAGCGGTGTTCCTGTTCGACGAACCGCTGTCGAACCTGGATGCCTCGCTGCGGGTCGAGATGCGGGTGCGGATCGCCGAGCTGCACAGGCGCCTCGGCGCCACCATGATCTATGTCACCCATGACCAGGTCGAGGCGATGACGCTGGCCGACCGCATCGTGCTGCTGTCGAGCGGCCGCATCGCCCAGGTCGGCGCGCCGCTGTCGCTCTACCACTTCCCCAACTCCCTCGAGGTGGCCGAGTTCATCGGCTCGCCGCGTATCAATACCCTGCCGGTGACGGTGGTCGACCCGGGCCCGCAGCGCACCGGCGTGCGCCTGCCGTCCGGCGAGACGCTGGCCGTGGCGGTGGACGGCCGCGGCCTCCAGGCGGGCGACACCGCCACCCTGGGGGTGCGCGCCGAGGACTTCGTCGCCCCCGAGCAGGGCGAAGCGATGCTCGAGGCCAGGCTGATGGTGGCCGAGAAGCTCGGCTACGAGACTCTCGCCCACCTGCAGGTCGAGGGCGTCGAGGGCACCGTGACGCAGCGCCTCGACGGCCTGGCCCGGTTCGAGGAGCACCAGACCGTCGCCCTGGGCCTGTCCGGCGACCACTGCCACCTGTTCGGCCCCGACGGCCAGGCCTGTCCGCGCCAGGTGGAGATCCCCGGCATCGTCCACTGA
- the malG gene encoding maltose ABC transporter permease MalG, giving the protein MAMVQPRSIRARKLGAHLALLGFASLVVFPLLLVISISFREGNFATGSLIPERFSLEHWALALGIPWERTDGTVVQPPFPVLLWLWNSIKVAMASSLMILALSTTSAYAFARMRFKGKAPILKGMLIFQMFPAVLSLVALYALFDRLGQLVPWLGLNTHGALILASLGAVALHIWTIKGYFESIDGSLEEAAMVDGASTWQAFYHILLPLSVPILMVVFILAFIMSIMEYPMASVLLLDEDKLTLAVGAQQYLADHNQRWGDFAAAAVLSGLPITLAFLLCQRWIAGGLTAGGVKG; this is encoded by the coding sequence ATGGCCATGGTTCAACCCCGTTCGATTCGTGCCCGCAAGCTGGGCGCCCACCTCGCCCTGCTGGGCTTCGCAAGCCTGGTGGTGTTCCCGCTACTGCTGGTGATCTCGATCTCCTTCCGCGAGGGCAACTTCGCCACCGGCAGCCTGATCCCCGAACGCTTCTCGCTGGAGCACTGGGCGCTGGCCCTGGGCATCCCCTGGGAGCGGACCGACGGCACCGTGGTCCAGCCACCGTTCCCGGTGCTGCTGTGGCTGTGGAATTCCATCAAGGTGGCGATGGCATCGTCGCTGATGATCCTCGCGCTCTCCACCACCAGCGCCTACGCCTTCGCCCGGATGCGCTTCAAGGGCAAGGCGCCGATCCTCAAGGGCATGCTGATCTTCCAGATGTTCCCGGCCGTGCTCTCGCTGGTGGCGCTCTACGCGCTGTTCGACCGCCTCGGCCAGCTGGTGCCATGGTTGGGACTCAACACCCACGGCGCGCTGATCCTCGCCTCGTTGGGCGCGGTGGCGCTGCATATCTGGACCATCAAGGGCTACTTCGAGTCCATCGACGGCTCCCTGGAGGAGGCGGCGATGGTCGACGGCGCCAGCACCTGGCAGGCCTTCTACCACATCCTGCTGCCGCTCTCGGTGCCGATCCTGATGGTGGTGTTCATCCTCGCCTTCATCATGTCGATCATGGAGTACCCCATGGCCTCGGTGCTGCTGCTCGACGAGGACAAGCTGACCCTCGCCGTGGGCGCCCAGCAGTATCTGGCCGATCACAACCAGCGCTGGGGTGACTTCGCCGCCGCGGCGGTGCTCTCCGGGCTGCCCATCACCCTGGCCTTCCTGCTCTGCCAGCGCTGGATCGCCGGCGGACTCACCGCCGGCGGCGTGAAGGGCTGA
- a CDS encoding lysine exporter LysO family protein encodes MLTGLLIVLLPLILGYLVRVRRDAVMALINRGVSASIYAILLLMGVSLAGLDDLGGQLSRMGGQALALLAVTSACNLAALGWLSCRLHLTVDPSHAVDGAPTSKLAAMAGSLALVGVVAAGIVLGLLIHALSGGAEAPFAWAERLSEWVLYALLALIGCQLRNSGMPLRQILLNRHGLAIAVTLAASSLIGGLVAAPLLELRWNEGLAMAAGFGWYSLSGILVGDELGPLLGGVAFFNDLGRELLAFVLIPLVIGRHPALAIGYGGATSMDFTLPVIQQHGGVRCVPVAVVSGFILSLLSPPLILFLLSL; translated from the coding sequence ATGCTCACCGGACTGCTGATCGTATTGCTGCCGCTGATCCTGGGCTATCTGGTCCGGGTACGCCGCGACGCCGTCATGGCGCTGATCAACCGCGGCGTCAGCGCCTCGATCTACGCCATCCTGCTGCTGATGGGCGTGAGCCTGGCCGGGCTCGACGATCTCGGCGGCCAGCTCTCGCGCATGGGCGGCCAGGCGCTCGCGCTGCTCGCCGTCACCTCGGCCTGCAACCTCGCCGCCCTGGGCTGGCTGTCGTGTCGACTGCACCTGACCGTGGACCCGAGCCATGCGGTGGACGGCGCGCCCACCAGCAAGCTGGCCGCCATGGCCGGCTCGTTGGCGCTGGTCGGCGTTGTGGCCGCCGGCATCGTGCTGGGCCTTCTGATCCATGCCTTGTCCGGCGGCGCCGAGGCGCCCTTCGCCTGGGCCGAGCGCCTGTCGGAATGGGTGCTCTACGCCCTGCTGGCGCTGATCGGCTGCCAGCTCAGGAACTCCGGCATGCCGCTCAGGCAGATACTACTCAACCGCCACGGGCTGGCCATTGCCGTGACCCTGGCGGCGAGCTCGCTGATCGGCGGGCTGGTCGCCGCCCCGCTGCTCGAGCTGCGCTGGAACGAGGGCCTGGCCATGGCCGCCGGCTTCGGCTGGTACTCGCTGTCCGGCATCCTGGTCGGCGACGAACTCGGGCCGCTGCTCGGCGGCGTGGCCTTCTTCAATGACCTGGGCCGCGAGCTGCTGGCCTTCGTGCTGATCCCGCTGGTGATCGGCCGCCACCCGGCGCTGGCCATCGGCTACGGTGGCGCCACCTCCATGGACTTCACCCTGCCGGTGATCCAGCAGCATGGCGGCGTGAGGTGCGTGCCGGTGGCCGTGGTCTCGGGGTTCATCCTCTCGCTGCTGTCGCCGCCGCTGATCCTGTTTCTGCTGTCATTGTGA
- the malF gene encoding maltose ABC transporter permease MalF, with the protein MFVTNASRGLPRHRSRHPAERYGRWALRTLTALLVLATLWLVVAFHLRGQWMFSLLFLVLGASLAIVFGKREWMSHRYIFPALAGMGVFVIFPLVYTIGISFSNYSSSNLLGEERVRAQFLDRTYQAEGQAFDFQLVREGNRTRLYLEAQGAVDPEGARQLVSLPLAQAVEGQPLAIEPTEAAPSGEALGMREVIARRDRLQRLTLVTPEGIELKMAGLRRFAPMLPRFEANPDGSLTDLREGILLTPDQETGFFVTEDGERLTPGWPVAVGLDNYTRIFTDPDIRGPFLQIFVWTFVFAGLTVVFTLAVGFVLATLLQWDQLKGKAIYRTLLILPYAVPAFISILIFKGMFNQNHGEINLILENLFGISPDWFTDPSTARTMLLIVNTWLGYPYMLLLCMGLIQSIPRDLYEASAVDGGGPLTNMMRITLPLILKPLTPLLIAAFAFNFNNFVLIALLTGGKPDILGASTPAGTTDLLVSYTYRIAFQDAGQQFGLAAAIATLIFLLVIGLSWLNLRLSKVKV; encoded by the coding sequence ATGTTTGTGACCAACGCTTCGCGCGGCTTGCCGCGCCATCGTTCCCGCCATCCCGCCGAGCGCTACGGCCGTTGGGCGCTGCGCACCCTGACGGCCCTGCTGGTACTCGCCACCCTGTGGCTGGTGGTGGCCTTCCACCTGCGCGGCCAATGGATGTTCTCGCTGCTGTTCCTGGTGCTGGGGGCCTCGCTGGCGATCGTCTTCGGCAAGCGTGAATGGATGAGCCACCGCTATATCTTCCCGGCACTGGCCGGAATGGGTGTGTTCGTGATCTTCCCGCTGGTCTATACCATCGGCATCAGCTTCAGCAATTACAGCTCGAGCAACCTGCTCGGCGAGGAGCGGGTACGCGCCCAGTTCCTCGACCGGACCTACCAGGCCGAGGGCCAGGCCTTCGACTTCCAGCTGGTACGTGAAGGAAACCGCACACGCCTGTATCTGGAGGCCCAGGGGGCCGTCGACCCGGAAGGCGCGAGACAACTGGTGTCCCTGCCGCTGGCCCAGGCCGTCGAAGGACAGCCCCTGGCGATCGAGCCGACCGAGGCGGCCCCCTCCGGCGAGGCGCTGGGCATGCGCGAGGTCATCGCCCGGCGTGATCGCCTGCAGCGCCTGACCCTGGTGACGCCGGAGGGTATCGAGCTCAAGATGGCGGGGCTGCGCCGCTTCGCGCCGATGCTGCCGCGCTTCGAGGCGAATCCCGACGGCAGCCTGACCGACCTGCGCGAGGGCATCCTCCTGACCCCCGATCAGGAGACCGGTTTCTTCGTCACCGAGGACGGCGAGCGCCTCACCCCCGGCTGGCCGGTGGCGGTGGGGCTGGACAATTACACCCGGATCTTCACCGATCCGGACATCCGCGGGCCCTTCCTGCAGATCTTCGTCTGGACCTTCGTCTTCGCCGGGCTGACGGTGGTCTTCACCCTGGCGGTGGGCTTCGTGCTGGCCACGCTGCTGCAGTGGGACCAGCTCAAGGGCAAGGCCATCTATCGCACCCTGCTGATCCTGCCCTACGCGGTGCCGGCCTTCATCTCGATCCTGATCTTCAAGGGCATGTTCAACCAGAACCACGGCGAGATAAACCTGATCCTCGAGAACCTCTTCGGCATCAGCCCCGACTGGTTCACCGACCCGTCGACGGCGCGCACCATGCTGCTGATCGTCAACACCTGGCTCGGCTATCCCTACATGCTGCTGCTGTGCATGGGCCTGATCCAGTCGATCCCCCGCGATCTCTACGAGGCCTCCGCGGTGGACGGTGGCGGGCCGCTGACCAACATGATGCGCATCACCCTGCCGCTGATCCTCAAGCCGCTGACGCCGCTACTGATCGCCGCCTTCGCCTTCAACTTCAACAACTTCGTGCTGATCGCCCTGCTCACCGGCGGCAAGCCGGACATCCTTGGCGCCAGCACTCCGGCGGGTACCACCGACCTGCTGGTCAGCTACACCTACCGCATCGCCTTCCAGGATGCCGGCCAGCAATTCGGCCTGGCGGCCGCCATCGCCACCCTGATCTTCCTTCTGGTGATCGGGCTGTCGTGGCTCAATCTGCGCCTGTCCAAGGTCAAGGTCTAA
- the malE gene encoding maltose/maltodextrin ABC transporter substrate-binding protein MalE, which translates to MTPRLHHASLLLAATLGVGAALPAMAFEDDGLTVWIGDNKGPEGIREVAERFTADTGIAIDIVHPDNMTNRFQQAAGSGQGPDIVIFAHDRMGEWAQSGLLKAVAPSEAYRERYFDFTWDAVEWNGETYGYPISVESLGLIYNKALVETAPESFDELARLDAELAEDGKKAILFDYGEPYFSWPLLAANGGYPFQHTGSGYDVSDIGVNNAGAVAGAERLRALIDSGVLPEGTDYSVMDTRFNQGEVATMISGPWAWSNLEKSGIDFGVALLPRVGDERAKPMFGVMAAMINSASPNDFLATEFLEGYLLEEQGLRTFNGDGSLGAVAHKAYQQELEANPHIAATLANAELGEPMPNIPEMGAFWSAMEPALQNIGSGRQSPQAALDAAAERIRTAIE; encoded by the coding sequence ATGACCCCACGCCTGCACCACGCCTCCTTGCTGCTGGCCGCCACCCTGGGCGTCGGAGCCGCCCTGCCCGCCATGGCCTTCGAGGACGACGGCCTGACCGTCTGGATCGGCGACAACAAGGGCCCCGAGGGCATCCGTGAGGTGGCCGAGCGGTTCACCGCCGATACCGGCATCGCCATCGACATCGTCCACCCCGACAACATGACCAACCGCTTCCAGCAGGCCGCCGGCAGCGGCCAGGGGCCGGATATCGTCATCTTCGCCCACGACCGCATGGGCGAGTGGGCCCAGAGCGGGCTGCTCAAGGCCGTCGCGCCCTCCGAGGCCTACCGTGAGCGCTACTTCGACTTCACCTGGGACGCCGTCGAGTGGAACGGCGAGACCTACGGCTACCCCATCTCGGTGGAATCGCTGGGCCTGATCTACAACAAGGCCCTGGTGGAGACAGCGCCCGAGAGCTTCGACGAGCTGGCCAGGCTCGATGCCGAACTGGCCGAGGACGGCAAGAAGGCGATTCTCTTCGACTACGGCGAGCCCTACTTCAGCTGGCCGCTGCTGGCCGCCAATGGCGGCTATCCGTTCCAGCATACCGGCAGCGGCTATGACGTCAGCGATATCGGGGTCAACAACGCCGGTGCGGTGGCAGGCGCCGAACGCCTGCGCGCACTGATCGACAGCGGCGTGCTGCCCGAGGGCACGGACTACAGCGTGATGGATACCCGCTTCAACCAGGGGGAAGTGGCGACGATGATCAGCGGCCCCTGGGCCTGGAGCAACCTCGAGAAGAGCGGCATCGACTTCGGTGTGGCGCTTCTCCCCAGGGTCGGCGACGAGCGGGCCAAGCCGATGTTCGGCGTGATGGCGGCGATGATCAACTCGGCCTCGCCCAACGACTTCCTGGCCACCGAGTTCCTCGAGGGCTACCTGCTCGAGGAGCAAGGCCTGCGCACCTTCAACGGCGACGGCTCGCTGGGCGCCGTGGCCCACAAGGCCTATCAGCAGGAGCTGGAAGCCAACCCGCACATCGCCGCCACCCTGGCGAATGCCGAGCTCGGCGAGCCGATGCCCAACATCCCCGAGATGGGGGCCTTCTGGTCGGCCATGGAACCGGCGCTGCAGAACATCGGCAGCGGCCGCCAGTCGCCGCAGGCGGCGCTGGATGCCGCCGCAGAGCGTATCCGTACCGCCATCGAGTAA
- a CDS encoding alpha-amylase family glycosyl hydrolase, which produces MTTDTSQYLGRQGADWWRGAVIYQIYPRSFLDANGDGIGDLQGVIERLDYIASLNVDAIWLSPFFTSPMLDFGYDVSDYRDVDPMFGTLEDFDRLVEAAHARGLKVTIDQVLSHTSDQHPWFAESRQSRDNPRADWYVWADPRPDGAPPTNWQAIFGGSAWQWDTRRCQYYLHNFLVEQPDLNFQNPAVVEAILGEVRFWLERGVDGFRLDAVNFCTHGELQDNPPREEIAEGFIGVRPDNPYGYQQHIHDKTQPENLIFLERLRALLDEYPGTTSVGEVGDDDSLGVMAEYSQGGKRLHMAYSFDLLGERHDPEYLRGILTEMEARIGDGWPCWALGNHDVTRLATRWGAEGNDAALRLYLAFLLTQRGSICLYQGEELGLTEAELTFEQLVDPAGITFWPAYKGRDGCRTPMPWQADARHGGFSTGTPWLPVPDAHLELAVDQQEPQEDSLLNASRAFLAFRRRHPALVKGDIAYHPVRDEVLCLERRHPASAPGERLLVALNFADEPRELPAPHDACALDDAPAMVNGQWQSGTLTLPAHGIAIARCTTDSEEASWDV; this is translated from the coding sequence ATGACCACAGACACTTCCCAGTACCTTGGCCGACAGGGCGCCGACTGGTGGCGCGGCGCGGTGATCTACCAGATCTATCCGCGCAGCTTCCTGGATGCGAACGGCGACGGCATCGGCGACCTGCAGGGCGTGATCGAGCGGCTCGACTACATCGCCTCGCTGAACGTCGACGCCATCTGGCTGTCGCCGTTCTTCACCTCGCCGATGCTCGATTTCGGCTACGACGTCAGCGACTACCGCGACGTGGACCCGATGTTCGGCACTCTCGAGGACTTCGACCGCCTGGTGGAGGCCGCTCACGCCCGCGGCCTCAAGGTCACCATCGATCAGGTGCTTTCCCACACCTCCGATCAGCACCCCTGGTTCGCCGAGAGCCGCCAGAGCCGCGACAACCCCAGGGCCGACTGGTACGTCTGGGCCGATCCTCGGCCCGACGGCGCCCCGCCCACCAACTGGCAGGCGATCTTCGGCGGCTCCGCCTGGCAGTGGGACACCCGCCGCTGCCAGTACTACCTGCACAACTTCCTGGTCGAGCAGCCGGACCTCAACTTCCAGAACCCCGCGGTGGTCGAGGCCATTCTCGGCGAGGTGCGCTTCTGGCTGGAGCGGGGCGTCGACGGCTTCCGCCTGGACGCGGTGAACTTCTGCACCCATGGCGAGCTCCAGGACAACCCGCCCCGCGAGGAGATCGCCGAGGGCTTCATCGGCGTGCGCCCCGATAACCCCTATGGCTATCAGCAACATATCCACGACAAGACCCAGCCGGAGAACCTGATCTTCCTGGAGCGGCTGCGGGCGCTGCTCGACGAGTATCCCGGCACCACCAGCGTCGGCGAGGTCGGCGACGATGACTCGCTGGGCGTGATGGCCGAATATTCCCAGGGGGGCAAGCGTCTGCACATGGCTTACTCCTTCGACCTGCTCGGCGAGCGCCATGATCCGGAGTACCTGCGCGGGATCCTCACCGAGATGGAGGCGCGCATCGGCGATGGCTGGCCCTGCTGGGCGCTGGGCAACCACGACGTCACCCGCCTGGCCACCCGCTGGGGCGCCGAGGGCAACGACGCGGCGCTGCGCCTCTACCTGGCCTTCCTGCTCACTCAGCGCGGCAGCATCTGTCTCTACCAGGGCGAGGAACTGGGCCTGACCGAGGCCGAGCTGACCTTCGAGCAGCTGGTCGACCCCGCCGGCATCACCTTCTGGCCGGCCTACAAGGGGCGCGACGGCTGCCGCACCCCCATGCCCTGGCAGGCCGACGCCCGCCACGGCGGCTTCTCCACGGGAACCCCCTGGCTGCCGGTGCCCGATGCACACCTGGAGCTGGCGGTGGACCAGCAGGAGCCCCAGGAGGATTCGCTGCTCAACGCCAGTCGCGCCTTCCTGGCCTTCCGCCGTCGGCATCCGGCGCTGGTCAAGGGCGATATCGCCTACCATCCGGTGCGCGACGAGGTGCTGTGCCTCGAGCGACGCCATCCGGCGAGCGCCCCCGGCGAACGCCTGCTGGTGGCGCTGAACTTTGCCGATGAGCCTCGCGAACTGCCGGCCCCGCACGACGCCTGTGCCCTCGACGATGCCCCGGCCATGGTCAACGGCCAGTGGCAGAGCGGCACGCTCACCCTGCCGGCACATGGTATCGCCATCGCCCGCTGTACCACTGACTCGGAGGAAGCCTCATGGGACGTCTGA
- the malT gene encoding HTH-type transcriptional regulator MalT, translating to MPLLEEKLAPPRPLPTLVARPRLNDRFALDERVRLLVVQAPPGYGKSTLVAERLAALDQPAAWLRLDDRDDDPERFADYFGAALDRLCREWPGVSPLAAVEGTFDERIDAWLASLPAEAAPCRLVIDEFEHVRHPAIHDGLMHWLRHQPHWLTLTLVSRHRPALGLPRLRLRGELEEIGTPALAFDLEEAQTLCAEQLSFPPTRVSLERALRLTGGWVMALDWLIQRTTTRAGFDSLLERLGGSHPDFVAWFDDLLEACLDEPDRRLLWQLGVLERFSPTLVARLLEGEGVSQRLEALEGAGLFLERTDPHDQWFRFQPLFAGYLRHRRHALSLESQRQLHRRASQAWLALGEPALALAQAIEADDPEMLTMLVEGQGPRLLAHGHFALLARALATLGETCLCASPQLTLLHGWVSHAQYQFERTAQAIGWIEAQLDDPAWQALAAEFATLRAQLAINRGDAERAAPLAEQALTRPARYLAVTPVSAAAILCKARFVQGRLAESLTRVHDVEREAQRIGDDQLMLWALCHHSETLVAQGRLQAAYDIQERAFAHIEHCGLDRLPVAEFLYRIRSQLLWEWHRLDEAEQAALAGIALLDRQGERWTLQCHVSLAKVALARGDQAQCADHVRRIRKILADGDYHIDWRANAHATLLAWWQANDDRDAVARWLQEAPTAEPHIASNHFAQANVRNHARALMLLGRPDEARALLDTLETQAARFGLVTDANRNRLCLALLEWQCGHESAALEHLAEALELASRTALIGSFLRLGRPLSEMLGRLLETRALDELARRRAERLLSLAGRQRDFGRAVRLMLDEAVIADIVARPDVPELIRTSPLTRREWQILGLIHAGLSNEQIAEQLSVAPTTIKTHIRSLYQKQGIRRREEAIALAGDLLARIQGE from the coding sequence ATGCCACTGCTCGAGGAAAAACTCGCCCCTCCGAGGCCTCTCCCCACCCTGGTGGCCCGGCCGCGGCTCAACGATCGCTTCGCCCTCGACGAGCGTGTCCGCCTGCTGGTGGTGCAGGCACCGCCGGGCTATGGCAAGAGTACCCTGGTGGCCGAACGGCTGGCGGCACTGGATCAGCCGGCCGCCTGGCTGCGGCTGGATGATCGCGACGACGACCCGGAGCGCTTCGCCGATTACTTCGGTGCGGCGCTGGATCGCCTGTGCCGCGAGTGGCCGGGCGTCTCGCCGCTTGCCGCCGTGGAAGGAACCTTCGATGAGCGCATCGATGCCTGGCTGGCCAGCCTGCCCGCCGAGGCCGCCCCTTGCCGTCTGGTAATCGACGAGTTCGAGCATGTCCGCCACCCCGCCATCCACGATGGCCTGATGCACTGGCTGCGTCATCAGCCGCACTGGCTGACGCTGACCCTGGTATCACGCCATCGGCCGGCGCTCGGCCTGCCGCGCCTGCGCCTGCGCGGCGAGCTCGAGGAGATCGGTACACCGGCGCTCGCCTTCGACCTGGAAGAGGCCCAGACGCTGTGCGCCGAGCAGCTCAGCTTCCCGCCCACCCGGGTCAGCCTGGAGCGGGCCCTGCGCCTGACGGGCGGCTGGGTGATGGCCCTGGACTGGCTGATCCAGCGCACCACGACCCGCGCGGGCTTCGACAGCCTGCTGGAGCGGCTGGGCGGGAGCCATCCGGATTTCGTCGCCTGGTTCGACGACCTGCTGGAGGCCTGCCTCGACGAGCCCGATCGTCGCCTGCTGTGGCAGCTCGGCGTGCTGGAGCGCTTCTCGCCGACGCTGGTGGCGCGCCTGCTCGAGGGGGAGGGGGTGTCCCAACGGCTCGAGGCCCTGGAAGGGGCGGGCCTGTTCCTGGAGCGGACCGATCCCCACGACCAGTGGTTTCGCTTCCAGCCCCTGTTCGCCGGCTACCTGCGCCATCGCCGTCACGCGCTGAGCCTCGAGTCCCAGCGCCAGCTGCATCGTCGTGCCAGCCAGGCCTGGCTGGCGCTGGGCGAGCCCGCCCTGGCGCTGGCCCAGGCCATCGAGGCCGATGATCCCGAGATGCTGACCATGCTGGTCGAGGGCCAGGGCCCACGGCTGCTGGCCCATGGCCACTTCGCGCTGCTGGCACGAGCCCTGGCGACGCTCGGCGAGACATGCCTGTGCGCCTCGCCACAGCTGACGCTGCTGCATGGCTGGGTGTCCCACGCCCAGTACCAGTTCGAGCGCACCGCCCAGGCCATCGGCTGGATCGAGGCCCAGCTCGACGACCCCGCCTGGCAGGCGCTGGCCGCCGAGTTCGCTACCCTGCGCGCCCAGCTGGCGATCAACCGGGGCGATGCCGAACGGGCCGCGCCGCTGGCCGAGCAGGCCCTGACCCGGCCGGCCCGCTACCTGGCCGTCACGCCGGTGTCGGCCGCTGCCATTCTCTGCAAGGCACGGTTCGTCCAGGGGCGACTCGCCGAGTCGCTGACGCGGGTCCATGACGTGGAGCGGGAGGCGCAGCGCATCGGCGACGACCAGCTGATGCTGTGGGCGCTGTGCCACCATTCGGAGACCCTGGTCGCCCAGGGGCGGCTGCAGGCCGCCTACGACATCCAGGAACGGGCCTTCGCGCATATCGAGCACTGCGGCCTCGATCGGCTGCCGGTCGCCGAGTTTCTCTATCGCATCCGCAGCCAGCTGCTGTGGGAGTGGCACCGCCTGGACGAGGCCGAGCAGGCGGCCCTGGCAGGCATCGCCCTGCTCGACCGCCAGGGCGAGCGCTGGACCCTGCAGTGTCACGTGAGCCTGGCCAAGGTCGCCCTGGCGCGCGGCGACCAGGCGCAGTGTGCCGACCATGTTCGCCGCATCCGCAAGATTCTTGCCGACGGCGACTACCACATCGACTGGCGGGCCAACGCCCATGCCACCCTGCTGGCCTGGTGGCAGGCCAACGACGACCGCGATGCCGTGGCCCGCTGGCTGCAGGAGGCGCCGACCGCCGAGCCCCACATCGCCAGCAACCACTTCGCCCAGGCCAACGTGCGCAATCACGCCCGGGCGCTGATGCTGCTCGGTCGGCCCGACGAGGCCCGAGCGCTGCTGGACACGCTGGAGACTCAGGCTGCGCGCTTCGGCCTGGTCACCGATGCCAACCGCAACCGGCTGTGTCTGGCGCTTCTGGAGTGGCAGTGCGGCCATGAATCGGCGGCGCTGGAGCACCTGGCCGAGGCCCTGGAGCTGGCCTCGCGCACGGCGCTCATCGGCAGCTTCCTGCGTCTGGGCCGACCGCTGTCCGAGATGCTCGGTCGTCTGCTCGAGACCCGGGCACTGGACGAGCTGGCCAGGCGACGCGCCGAGCGACTGCTCTCGCTGGCCGGCCGTCAGCGCGACTTCGGCCGCGCCGTGCGCCTGATGCTCGACGAGGCGGTGATCGCCGACATCGTTGCCCGCCCCGACGTGCCCGAGCTGATCCGCACCTCGCCGTTGACCCGTCGCGAGTGGCAGATCCTGGGGCTGATCCATGCGGGGCTCTCCAACGAGCAGATCGCCGAACAGCTGTCGGTGGCGCCCACCACCATCAAGACCCATATCCGCAGTCTTTACCAGAAGCAGGGCATCCGCCGCCGCGAGGAGGCCATCGCCCTGGCCGGCGACCTCCTCGCGCGCATCCAGGGGGAGTAG
- a CDS encoding DJ-1/PfpI family protein codes for MARLLLIAGDFVEDYEIMVPFQALQAMGHQVDAVCPDKREGDSIRTAIHDFEGDQTYTEKPGHNFTLNATFAEVAADDYDALVIPGGRAPEYLRLDERVLELVRHFFDTDKPVAAICHGAQLLAAAVSLADYRVSAYPACAPEVHLAGGDYAEIGMDEAIVSGKLVTAPAWPAHPAWLARFNELL; via the coding sequence ATGGCCAGACTGCTGCTTATCGCCGGCGACTTCGTCGAGGACTACGAGATCATGGTGCCGTTCCAGGCCCTGCAGGCCATGGGCCATCAGGTGGACGCGGTATGTCCCGACAAGCGCGAGGGCGACAGCATCCGCACCGCCATCCACGACTTCGAGGGCGATCAGACCTACACCGAGAAGCCGGGACACAACTTCACCCTCAACGCCACCTTCGCCGAGGTCGCTGCAGACGACTACGACGCGCTGGTGATCCCCGGCGGCCGGGCGCCGGAGTACCTGCGCCTGGACGAGCGGGTGCTGGAGCTGGTGCGCCACTTCTTCGACACCGACAAGCCGGTGGCCGCCATCTGCCACGGCGCCCAGCTGCTGGCCGCCGCGGTGTCGCTGGCCGACTACCGGGTCTCGGCCTATCCCGCCTGCGCCCCGGAGGTGCACCTGGCCGGCGGCGACTACGCCGAGATCGGCATGGACGAGGCCATCGTCAGCGGCAAGCTGGTGACCGCTCCGGCCTGGCCGGCGCATCCGGCCTGGCTGGCGCGCTTCAACGAGCTGCTGTAA